The genomic region ACAATTGGTATTTCGACCATCTCTTGttggaaagtaaaattgcagcTCCTCCCACATGGAACAATTTAAGACGAGTTTCGATCAATCATTTCCAGTATACCAATTCAAAGTAATATTCTCCGTGCTAACTACTATTGCATATGAGTTGGAATGTACTTGGAGAAAATTTTTAGCAAGATCAGTCGATATAACTTTGGCACTAGCTACACCCCCATTCCACCCAAGTTAAAGCTCTTTATATTCCCTCGGAACTTATAGTGATTGACAATATTTGCAGACAGGGATGGAGTTGGATTGAACAGGCTACAATTTACAATCAAAATCTCAATGTCTTTTGGATTTATTGAAGTCTTTGCTAACAGATCATCAATTGCACCAAACATTACATCCTCGACTTCTTTCCTAGCTGTACACATTAAAGGGTTTGGAGGAATGCAAAGGACAGCCTATGGAAGATAAGTGTTGTCCCCAAGACCAGATCTCTCAAGAATTTTTCGTTGGAATTCGAGATTTTCTGGACCACTGAAGCATGGGACGATAGCCACATCCACAACGCTCTGGCACCCGCGAAGGTCTGCTCCGACTTCGAGTTCTCATCGATGATCTTGTAGAGCTTCTTTGACCCTGACTCGCACACCAATCATGATTTTGCTTTCAATTTTAAAGAGTAACAACAAAGAAGCAGGAGAAGAACGTTCCTGAgcaaagagaagaagatgaagagcaATAGAGAAGTGATGATGAAATTAGGGTTGAAAATGGGTAAAGGGACCACAATGGGTCAAATAGTTTCAATTGCCACCTTAGCTAGCCATAATATACGCCAGTGCCATGTTACTGCCGGCGGTAGGTAAACTACCCGAAGATGTGGAGAAGGACCAACGTGGTGTATTTTTAACAAAGTCCGAGACATAAATAGTACAATTGGTAAGTTAGGGGCCAAATCGATACACTTCGTAAATCTCAGGAGTTAATTTGGAATCTAACTCTAACAATTGTTGATGAAGGAATGGAGTGGTAGTGAGAATGATATCAAATTAAGAGGAACAAAGAGAGAAAAATAGAGAGAATCAATAAAATGAATATAGTGTGTATGAGTCATAGTGATTACAAACACATAATTCAGCTTATTACGAGCAACAAGCAATATTCAAACCATGTCCTATAGAGTGAGAAATTGAGATTTGAGAGTAGAGAATGTGTGGGTGGCATCAGTTAAAAGAAATAACCGATGAAGAGGATGATTTTTTTTTAAGatcagtttattttattttttgtatttggtTATATTTGGGCTTTTTAATGTTTTTTAGAAAAAAGATATAAGCCAGTGCTACTTGGCCCACCCGCCAAAGATGCGGGCAAGCGTGATGTGTTTGGCGGATTTTCTTTTTTTAgtagttttaatttttaaattatttttttttgcggGTTAAATAAGCCAATTTAATAGATTTCGTCTTATTTATCACCTCTATATCAGACATCTTAGTTGAGAAAGGCTTTAAATGAATTAGACTTTTCATGAATTTTTCTCGAATATTATAGCAATTAATTTGGATGTGGTTAATTTTCTTGTGAAACATTAAGCTAGAATAAATGCAATATAGATGATCGATTGACTGTTACGGTATGTACTAATAGGTTTGGTTATAAGTTTTTCATACAACAAAAGATTTGATTAGAGATATTTCTCATTAGTGATGTGTCATCAGTGATGGTAGCTTAACATTGAAAATTCttgaaataatatattttatgcATCTCAATATAGTTGTTGTTTCATTAGCAATAGGGAAAAAAGATGAACTTCACAAAGCTTTTAGCAAACAGGAGAGAGTGTGCAATTCACATTTTTCTCAATTTTGGGCTTCACATTACAAAATTGCACAAAAGTTAGTTATATTAAGGTGTTCTTCATCTTATACATAGAAGGTGCACCTTAGCTGCCAAACTAACTACATAATCAACAagctaactaattaactaactaatgaAATCTTCTACACATTAATTATGTAAAATCAACCATTAAACTAATTACTCTACATATATAATTAACTGATATAACAACTCAAGTAACAGACTCTCTCGAGCCAGAATCATCATTTGCACTTAACATTCTGAGGTTGTTATGACATTTTTGAAATATGTTAGGAGCTAGTGCTTTAGTCAATATTTTAGCTGTTTGATTTGTTACAGAAACTGGTAATAGTTTTATCAATTATTCTTGCCATTTATCTCTAATAACATGACAATTTATTTCTATGTGTTTCATCCTTTCGTACAACACATAATTTGTTTCAATATGCAAAGCTGATTGGTTGTCGCAGTAAATAACAATTGGTTTCTCTAATTTGATATGCAAATCCTTCAAAATGTATGTAATTCATTGTGCTTCACGAGTTGTTATAGATAGAGCTCTATATTCTGACTCACATGATAAAATTGCCACTgtgtttttcttcttattttttcatgATACGATTGATGTTTCCATGAAGAAACAATACCCAGATTTTGATTTTCTTGTGTCTAATGGAAAAATGCCAAAATAATGGATAAAGGTCTCTCCGAAAGGCAAAATATATAGCAAAGTTTCaaccaaacaaaaataaaataatattagaaCAATATCTTTATTCTTTATAAGTTTATATTCTCAAAACAAAATCCTTTCCTACTTATTCATCCTAATGAATCCTAATATAGAATAATGTTGTCATTTAATGGATtgaaaaagattaaaagaattaTAATCTTCCATTAATTTGCGAAACCAATCAACTTGTCCTTAGCTTTCAATTACTCAAAATGGATATTATCTCCGAATAGAATTCAAGTTTCTCAAAATGGTCAAAATGAAAGAATTATGGTAGCGCTAAAATTAAatgagaggaaaaagaaaaagaaaaaaaaaattatcatggATTCCAGTATCGAATTACTTAgggaattattttttttttccaatcaCAATGAATTCAAACAtgctatattatatataaaacaaGGTATAGTATATGAAATTATGAATGGAGAAAGAGGGATGGATATATAAGAGAAAAAGACAAAATTGTTTGAATAGTATCAATACTGGTTGACCAAAAAAGTTGGgtcttaatatataattttttctcCTAGAATGTTACTTTtagataaataaattataaatcatTAGTCACGGACTATCTACTTTATATTAGATTTAATTAATTCATAAATTACTGATCAGTGATCACGGACTATATACTTCATattattagaattaattaattcatttagataaaaattacaaaaagaaaaaaatcaaactcTGATCTGGGTATAAGAAAAGAATATTACCATAAATGAAAAAATTATATTGTTATAAATGCCACTGTTAGCAAGCAAATGCTGGATGGAAagacacaaaaataattgaaaatccGAATATAATCCCatatatcatcatcatgaagGTTCACACGTTTAATGTTGTAGTTCTTTACTGTATGCTCTTAATATGCACTTGTTATGGCTTCAACCCCAAACTATCGTTCTATAATTCTTCCAAAGTTGATGCAAATGCAGAACAATGGCAACCAGCATCAGCTACATGGTATGGACCGCCAGATGGCGCTGGAACAGATGGTAAGtgcccattttttttttttttggaaaattgggtacttttaatttaatttcaaaagttGGTTTAAATTTAATTCTAATACTACACTAAAATTGAGTGTGTTTAACTCAACTATAAAAACATAGATAGATATTATTTCAAAGGatgaatcaaatttaatttgtttatgtCATATTATATATCTAGCTATTAATTTAGAGATTAATTTGCTATATATTAATAATcttgtgtatgtgtgtgtgtgataTATAGGTGGTGCTTGTGGATATGGTAGTAGTGTGGGGAATCCTCCACTCTCTAAATTGGTATCAGCTGGTGGCCCTAATATTTTCAACAATGGCGAAGGATGTGGCGCTTGTTATGAGGTGCATGCAGCCAttgatttactttaatttatgtatataatcttgtcaatatatatatatatatatatcttgtacATTCAAAATCTCATAATTTGGTTTGATATTTATTGTATTAGTCCTAGGTTTTAATGTTCTATATCATAATATTTTTTGTGACttttttagaaattttaatttttggtgACTATGTGTCATATCTCATTTTAATACTCAagtctatatttttttattattaaattgaaTTTGTTGTCTTTTATCTACGAAAAAAAAGTTGTCCAGTAAAAAGTTACACAGTTtttggaaattaaagaaaaaagaaagataagtGCTTGCTTGATAGCCACATATATATTTccgttaaattttttaaattaaaaaaatacttttacaCTATTTAGCATGTTTGAACTTTAATTTAGATaactttttaaaatatataagctATAATTATTATATGTTCAATCTAAATATGTAaaacaattttttatttctttaaaaaattGTTTGAGAAAAGGATAAATCGATCCCTCACTTTTTGGTTTGCGGATATTTAAATCcctgaaaatttaaaaatacatttaagtctaTGACCTCTTCAAAATTTGGACATATCGATCCctgagtttaattttaaaaactcttTCACGTGTGTATCCGTATCAACCAGGTCAGTACAGCGGGAGTCACGTTTAATTTTTCTGTTGAGTTTGACAGATCCAAATAAACATGAGGGATCGATAAGTCAAGGATTTAAAcatattttcaaattttcgagGAGTTAAATGTCTGCGGATCAAAAGATTAAAGACTCATTtatctttttttcaattttttttattaaatcatCTATTAAATTGCTGGTAGATCAACTGCTTACTTATCTTAAGATATCTCAATAAGCATAATAATCATTCTAATCATTATTCAATTTACTTATGGAAAATCTAACATAGtaatatgattattattattggtCATCATAAAATGATAGGTGAAATGCACAGAAAATGAAGCATGCTCTGGTGAAACAGTGACAGTGATGATATCAGATCAATGCCCTGGATGTCCAGCCATTCATTTCGATCTCAGTGGCTTTGCTTTTGGTTCATTGGCAAAACCAGGGCAGCAAGATAATCTTCGCAATGCTGGACGCATAAACCTTCAATATCAAAGGTATACCGTACTTGATGAGTTTTTGAAAAcatgaaaataattttatatttaaatatctgAAGTGACAGTGTGATATCAGATCAATGCCCTGGATGTCCAGCCATTCATTTCGATCTCAGTGGCTTTGCTTTTGGTTCATTGGCAAAACCAGGGCAGCAAGATAATCTTCGCAATGCTGGACGCATAAACCTTCAATATCAAAGATATCAAAGGTATGATGAGTTTTTGAAAAcatgaaaataattttatatttaaatatatggTAAAAANNNNNNNNNNNNNNNNNNNNNNNNNNNNNNNNNNNNNNNNNNNNNNNNNNNNNNNNNNNNNNNNNNNNNNNNNNNNNNNNNNNNNNNNNNNNNNNNNNNNNNNNNNNNNNNNNNNNNNNNNNNNNNNNNNNNNNNNNNNNNNNNNNNNNNNNNNNNNNNNNNNNNNNNNNNNNNNNNNNNNNNNNNNNNNNNNNNNNNNNNNNNNNNNNNNNNNNNNNNNNNNNNNNNNNNNNNNNNNNNNNNNNNNNNNNNNNNNNNNNNNNNNNNNNNNNNNNNNNNNNNNNNNNNNNNNNNNNNNNNNNNNNNNNNNNNNNNNNNNNNNNNNNNNNNNNNNNNNNNNNNNNNNNNNNNNNNNNNNNNNNNNNNNNNNNNNNNNNNNNNNNNNNNNNNNNNNNNNNNNNNNNNNNNNNNNNNNNNNNNNNNNNNNNNNNNNNNNNNNNNNNNNNNNNNNNNNNNNNNNNNNNNNNNNNNNNNNNNNNNNNNNNNNNNNNNNNNNNNNNNNNNNNNNNNNNNNNNNNNNNNNNNNNNNNNNNNNNNNNNNNNNNNNNNNNNNNNNNNNNNNNNNNNNNNNNNNNNNNNNNNNNNNNNNNNNNNNNNNNNNNNNNNNNNNNNNNNNNNNNNNNNNNNNNNNNNNNNNNNNNNNNNNNNNNNNNNNNNNNNNNNNNNNNNNNNNNNNNNNNNNNNNNNNNNNNNNNNNNNNNNNNNNNNNNNNNNNNNNNNNNNNNNNNNNNNNNNNNNNNNNNNNNNNNNNNNNNNNNNNNNNNNNNNNNNNNNNNNNNNNNNNNNNNNNNNNNNNNNNNNNNNNNNNNNNNNNNNNNNNNNNNNNNNNNNNNNNNNNNNNNNNNNNNNNNNNNNNNNNNNNNNNNNNNNNNNNNNNNNNNNNNNNNNNNNNNNNNNNNNNNNNNNNNNNNNNNNNNNNNNNNNNNNNNNNNNNNNNNNNNNNNNNNNNNNNNNNNNNNNNNNNNNNNNNNNNNNNNNNNNNNNNNNNNNNNNNNNNNNNNNNNNNNNNNNNNNNNNNNNNNNNNNNNNNNNNNNNNNNNNNNNNNNNNNNNNNNNNNNNNNNNNNNNNNNNNNNNNNNNNNNNNNNNNNNNNNNNNNNNNNNNNNNNNNNNNNNNNNNNNNNNNNNNNNNNNNNNNNNNNNNNNNNNNNNNNNNNNNNNNNNNNNNNNNNNNNNNNNNNNNNN from Arachis ipaensis cultivar K30076 chromosome B02, Araip1.1, whole genome shotgun sequence harbors:
- the LOC107628512 gene encoding putative expansin-B2 translates to MKVHTFNVVVLYCMLLICTCYGFNPKLSFYNSSKVDANAEQWQPASATWYGPPDGAGTDGGACGYGSSVGNPPLSKLVSAGGPNIFNNGEGCGACYEVKCTENEACSGETVTVMISDQCPGCPAIHFDLSGFAFGSLAKPGQQDNLRNAGRINLQYQRVSCSFGQPIVFTIDNGANQYYFATEIEYENGDGNLVDVKLKQANKDSWIPMKRLWGARWVLNLGSLMQPPFSLELTETSATGSSKTIEANNVIPDGWQPGQVIRSAINFNN